GCTCATGGAGCAGGCCGCCGCCGAGCTGGATTTCGATCCCGCCAATGCGTTCATGATTGGCGACAAATCCGCCGACATCGGTGTGGGAAACGTGACTGGCGCCACCACGATCCTCGTACGCACGGGCAAGGGCGCGACAGAGGAAGCCAAGTGCGGCCAAAAGGCCGACCATGTCTGTGATGACCTTTTCGCCGCCGCGCTGTACATCGAAAGCCTGATGTAAAAAGGCTGCCCCCACCGGCCGCCGGAGGCGCGAGCAACGAAAAAGGGCTCCCATTGGGAGCCCTTTTGGGTTGAATATCGTAGCGGTCTGCTAGCCCATTTTTTTCTGGGCGAATTTGAGCATTTTGACGGCTTCGGCGAAGCCGGGGTTGATTTCCACGGCCTTGTTGGCGGAGCTGGCCATTTTGCCCCATTTGCGCCAGTCGTAGTAGAGGCGGCCCATGTTGTAGTGCAGGTATTCGTCATCCGAGGCCAGGGTCAGGGCCTTGAGGTAGTACTTTTCGGCGGTCTCGAAGTCCTGCATCTTGCGCAGGACCATGCCGATGCGGTTGTACAGATGGATGGCGTTGGGGTCGTCCTTGAGCGCCTCGTCCAGCATGGAGTAGGCTTCCTTGTACCGGCCCGCATTGAGGTAGCGGTCGGCGATGTCGGCCTTGAGCTCCGGGTCGCCGCTGAAGGTCCGCACCAGTTGATCGAAGACCTCGTTGGCCTTGTCCCAATCCTGGCCGTCGAGGAGGGCCTGGCCCTTCTCGAGTTCGGCTTGCTTCTGGGCCTCGAGCGCTTCCAGGTCGCCCTGGACCTCTTCGTTGAGGGCCTTTTGCAGCTCCTGGAGCAGTTCGCGCATGGCGTCGAGCAGGGGACGTTCCTTTCCGGGCTCATAGCTGATGACCAGAGGATAGATCTTGCGCAACTCTTTGTCGGAGTTGAGCACATAGGTAACCTTTTCGAGGATTTCCTCGAACTCGTCCCGTTCATTTTTCATGACCTGATTCTTGAGGAAGAGAATGAGGCCATCGTGAACAGCCTGTACCGCCGGCATGTATTTGCCCTTTTTCAAGAGCGTGGCGACGGAATTCAGCTTCTTGCGTGACTTGATCAGATCTGCGGACATGCGATGTTCCTGGCTGTGGTTCTTGCGGGACTATATCCCGGTACTTTCCTTGACCATATCACGAAATCTCGGAAAGAAATAGCGGCTGTCGTGAGGGCCGGGACCTGCTTCCGGGTGATACTGGATGGCCAGGATGGGCTTTTCCTTGTGGCGGAAGCCCTCAAGGGTATTGTCGTTCAGGTTCACGTGGGTCTTTTCGAGGAAATCGAGGCCTTCGACGTCCACGCAGAAGCCGTGGTTCTGAGAGGAGATTTCGATCTTCTCGGTCTGCAGGTCCATGACCGGATGGTTGCAGCCGTGGTGGCCGAACTTGAGCTTGTAGGTGGTTCCGCCCATGGCCAGACCGAGGATCTGGTGGCCCAGGCAGATACCGGCAACAGGCATGTCCTCGCACAGGTCCTTGGCCGCTTCCACCGCGGTGGTCACGGCAGCCGGGTCACCGGGGCCGTTGGACAGGAACACGGCGTCGGGACCGAGTTCGCGCGCCTGGGCGGCGGTGTAGTGGGAGGGGACCACGATCATGTCGAAGCCCTGGGCCTCCATGAGGCGCAGGATGTTCCACTTGATGCCGAAGTCGTAGATCACGAGCTTGGGGCCTTTGCCTTTCCAGGCGAAGTCCTTGATGTCGTCGATGTACACGGGCTTTTTGCCGTCCCAGGTGTAGGGCTTTTCGCAGGACACGCGGTCGGCCAGGTTGAGGCCTTCCATGTTCTCGATGGAGCGCGCCTTTTCGACCAGCTCGGCCGGGTCGACGTCGCCGGTAGCCATGAATCCGCGCTGGGCGCCGTTGATGCGCAGGTGGCGGGTCAGGGCGCGGGTATCGATTCCTTCGATACCCATTACACCGGCCTCGGTCAGGTAGTCGGGCAGGGAAATGGTCGAGCGCCAGTTGCTCGGTCTCTTGCAGCATTCCTTGACAATGAAGCCGGCCGCCTGGACCTTGTGCGACTCCACGTCCTCGGGATTGATCCCGTAGTTGCCGATGAGCGGGTAGGTCATGGTGACCATCTGCCCGGTGTAGGACGGGTCGGTCAGAATCTCCTGATAACCGGTCATGCCGGTATTGAAGATGACCTCACCGGAGGCCTCGCCCTGGCCGGTGAAACTCGTCCCCTTGAAAATCGTGCCGTCTTCGAGGGCAAGAATCGCTTTCATCAATGGTTCTCCAGAATGGTCTTGACCTTGACGAGGTCTTCGGGCCTGTCCACCCCGTGGCAGCAGTGCCGCGTCTCGGTCACGTAAATATCGATGCCGTCTTCGAGCAGACGGAGTTGCTCCAGTTTTTCCCGCTGCTCCAACGGGCTCGGGTCCAGGCTGCCGAATCGTTCCAATGCCTCCATACGGAAGGCATAAAGGCCGATGTGCAGCAGAAAACCGTGCATCTTCCCGTCGCGGTCGAAGGGCACCAGCGAGCGGGAGAAGTAGAGCGCCCGTCCGTTGCTCGCCCGGACCACCTTGACCCGGTCGGGCGATGTCGCCTCATCCGGACCGATGGACGTGGCCAGGGTTGTCACCCGGACCTTGCAATCCTC
The sequence above is a segment of the uncultured Pseudodesulfovibrio sp. genome. Coding sequences within it:
- a CDS encoding tetratricopeptide repeat protein; protein product: MSADLIKSRKKLNSVATLLKKGKYMPAVQAVHDGLILFLKNQVMKNERDEFEEILEKVTYVLNSDKELRKIYPLVISYEPGKERPLLDAMRELLQELQKALNEEVQGDLEALEAQKQAELEKGQALLDGQDWDKANEVFDQLVRTFSGDPELKADIADRYLNAGRYKEAYSMLDEALKDDPNAIHLYNRIGMVLRKMQDFETAEKYYLKALTLASDDEYLHYNMGRLYYDWRKWGKMASSANKAVEINPGFAEAVKMLKFAQKKMG
- the kdsB gene encoding 3-deoxy-manno-octulosonate cytidylyltransferase, whose amino-acid sequence is MSEFPECHGIIPARYDSSRFPGKPLVEIGGKPMFWHVWSRACACPQMTSVTLATDDKRIFDAAKALDVPVVMTRHDHSSGTDRVLEAARTLSIDSDAVVVNIQGDEPCLEADMLTELVRPFEDCKVRVTTLATSIGPDEATSPDRVKVVRASNGRALYFSRSLVPFDRDGKMHGFLLHIGLYAFRMEALERFGSLDPSPLEQREKLEQLRLLEDGIDIYVTETRHCCHGVDRPEDLVKVKTILENH
- the carA gene encoding glutamine-hydrolyzing carbamoyl-phosphate synthase small subunit, with translation MKAILALEDGTIFKGTSFTGQGEASGEVIFNTGMTGYQEILTDPSYTGQMVTMTYPLIGNYGINPEDVESHKVQAAGFIVKECCKRPSNWRSTISLPDYLTEAGVMGIEGIDTRALTRHLRINGAQRGFMATGDVDPAELVEKARSIENMEGLNLADRVSCEKPYTWDGKKPVYIDDIKDFAWKGKGPKLVIYDFGIKWNILRLMEAQGFDMIVVPSHYTAAQARELGPDAVFLSNGPGDPAAVTTAVEAAKDLCEDMPVAGICLGHQILGLAMGGTTYKLKFGHHGCNHPVMDLQTEKIEISSQNHGFCVDVEGLDFLEKTHVNLNDNTLEGFRHKEKPILAIQYHPEAGPGPHDSRYFFPRFRDMVKESTGI